The following proteins are co-located in the Vigna angularis cultivar LongXiaoDou No.4 chromosome 2, ASM1680809v1, whole genome shotgun sequence genome:
- the LOC108328588 gene encoding ALA-interacting subunit 3, with the protein MSAEPPSTSVAVADGQSKGARKPKYSRFSQQELHAWQPILTPSWAISIFTVIGLIFIPVGLASLFASESVVEVPFRYDEECLPPNHKNDAVAYIKDDTANKTCNKKLTVKSKMTAPVYVYYQLDNFYQNHRRYVKSRDDKQLRNKASENDVGKCSPEDYTPNEMGHKPIVPCGLIAWSMFNDTYKLSSNNKELVINKKNIAWKSDQDGKFGSDVYPKNFQAGGLRGGAKLNESIPLSEQEDLIVWMRTAALPTFRKLYGKIETDIDDNAEVMLVIENNYNTYEFGARKSIVLSTTAWVGGRNHFLGMAYILIGGISLLLAVGFLLLYVMQPRPLGDPSYLSWNRNPGCLR; encoded by the exons ATGTCTGCAGAACCTCCATCCACTTCGGTGGCCGTCGCAGATGGACAATCCAAGGGTGCCAGAAAACCCAAAt ATTCTAGATTCTCACAGCAAGAACTGCATGCCTGGCAGCCAATTCTAACACCTAGTTGG GCCATTTCAATATTTACGGTTATAGGACTCATCTTCATTCCGGTTGGTCTTGCTTCACTGTTTGCATCTGAGAGT GTGGTGGAAGTTCCATTCCGATATGATGAAGAATGTCTTCCACCCAATCACAAAAATGACGCAGTGGCATACATTAAAGATGATACGGCAAACAAAACTTGCAATAAGAAATTGACA GTTAAGAGTAAAATGACGGCCCCTGTTTATGTCTATTATCAGCTTGATAATTTTTACCAAAACCATCGCCG ATACGTTAAAAGTAGAGATGACAAACAACTAAGGAATAAAGCATCTGAGAATGATGTTGGCAAGTGTAGTCCCGAAGATTATACACCAAATGAAATGGGTCATAAACCAATTGTTCCTTGTGGCCTTATTGCTTGGAGTATGTTTAATGACACGTACAAACTTTCAAGCAACAATAAGGAATTGGTGATTAACAAAAAGAATATAGCATGGAAGAGTGACCAAGATGGGAAATTCGGGTCTGATGTTTATCCAAAGAATTTTCAAGCTGGAGGTTTGAGAGGGGGTGCTAAACTTAATGAGAGCATACCT CTGAGTGAGCAAGAGGATCTGATTGTTTGGATGAGAACAGCAGCACTACCTACTTTCAGAAAACTATATGGAAAGATTGAGACTGACATAGACGATAATGCAGAAGTGATGCTTGTAATAGAGAACAATTATAATACATACGAGTTTGGAGCCAGAAAGAGCATAGTTCTTTCAACCACGGCTTGGGTTGGTGGAAGAAACCACTTCTTGGGGATGGCATATATTCTCATTGGTGGGATTTCCTTGTTACTGGCTGTGGGTTTCCTACTTCTATATGTGATGCAACCAAG ACCTCTCGGAGATCCATCATACTTGTCTTGGAACAGAAATCCTGGATGTCTAAGATGA
- the LOC108328722 gene encoding inactive protein RESTRICTED TEV MOVEMENT 2 has product MEIPKHAHANRSYEDFDPLFMWRREEGRDTLELHLPGFKRDQIRIQINHVGLLVISGERPSEGNRWKRFKKEFEIPSYCNDDAIHGNMMQSILSVVMPKKSSQILQEEQEMKEEKRGNKRKGENEISEENDMKDHAEYHFEEDDERVPQETTRDVALKFMLVMVLILVAASYISDVSKSLMAQAASYFHN; this is encoded by the exons ATGGAAATTCCCAAGCATGCACATGCCAATAGGTCTTATGAAGATTTTGATCCTTTGTTTATGTGGCGTAGAGAAGAGGGTCGTGACACCCTTGAACTTCATCTTCCAG GTTTCAAGAGAGACCAAATACGAATTCAGATAAACCATGTTGGTTTGCTGGTAATATCTGGGGAGCGTCCATCGGAAGGAAACAGATGGAAGCGGTTCAAGAAAGAGTTCGAAATCCCATCATACTGCAACGACGATGCAATCCATGGCAATATGATGCAGAGCATTCTTTCAGTGGTGATGCCAAAGAAAAGCTCTCAGATTCTTCAAGAGGAGCAAGAAATGAAGGAAGAGAAAAGGGGAAACAAGAGAAAAGGAGAGAATGAAATATCAGAAGAAAATGATATGAAAGATCATGCAGAGTACCAttttgaagaagatgatgagaGGGTTCCGCAGGAAACAACAAGAGATGTTGCCCTAAAGTTCATGCTTGTCATGGTTCTGATATTGGTTGCAGCAAGTTACATATCAGATGTAAGCAAAAGCCTCATGGCTCAAGCTGCTTCGTATTTTCACAACTAG